From Mercenaria mercenaria strain notata chromosome 17, MADL_Memer_1, whole genome shotgun sequence, the proteins below share one genomic window:
- the LOC123536114 gene encoding syndetin-like: protein MQILNFEYKTAIDQLHLHFTSAIQNAAFQIVFGYVRTMFTIQDKQFNRLPVLRFLEDFCDVSQKLQDCLKQQSLNYFKNHHRAKMDELRMFLENEGWELCPVKSSFHIQHLVSTQEERQSPFVVQADTDYKEDVFAGTGDDMSGEEYSDSDSDVPDELKQDYIDELTGETHSRPGRRRYSRSRSYQKHVSIVTNTSLNVFRVIGKYIQMMRLLKPIAFDVMSCMAQLFDFYMYSVYIFFGTELSTMDDRHINNRLRSTLQRIHSSLIADLHNTDTIEDPEHIEHREKIPAPHLSPIVDLHNPQRRFGLPERIVAAESLVFLGEQMEFLQPHLEAIIPQNKKAFLQQFYSQTVNMAAELRKPVYWAVSCNVINYELVLQHMAAVKWDIKEIMSQHNSYIDVLLHQFSDFNSYLSELCRHMPVPRATYDHVWDQILRISGRTFVEGYANAKKCSIEGRALMQLDFQQYLKNIEKLIDLRPIPDREYVEGYIKAYYFPENQLESWLPEHREYSIKQLLALVTTVDHLNRKARQRLVNMVEDMDKSNRR, encoded by the exons ATGcagattttgaattttgaatataAA ACTGCAATAGACCAGTTACATCTTCACTTTACCAGTGCTATACAAAATGCAGCATTCCAGATTGTGTTTGGATATGTTAGAACTATGTTCACCATTCAGGATAAACAATTTAATAGACTGCCAGTACTCAGATTTCT TGAAGATTTCTGTGATGTAAGTCAGAAATTGCAGGACTGTCTCAAACAACAGAGTCTGAACTACTTCAAAAATCACCACAG AGCAAAGATGGATGAGTTGCGAATGTTTCTGGAGAATGAAGGCTGGGAGCTGTGTCCTGTCAAATCATCATTCCATATACAGCATCTTGTG agtACTCAGGAGGAAAGGCAAAGTCCATTTGTTGTTCAGGCTGACACAGACTATAAAGAAGATGTATTTGCAGGAACAGGC GATGATATGAGTGGTGAGGAGTACAGTGATAGTGATTCTGATGTACCTGATGAACTCAAGCAGGATTATATTGATGAGTTAACAGGAGAAACACATTCCAG GCCGGGCAGAAGAAGATATTCAAGGAGTCGAAGTTACCAGAAACATGTTTCGATAGTAACCAATACATCACTGAATGTGTTCAGAGTCATAG GGAAATACATACAGATGATGAGGTTGTTGAAGCCTATAGCATTTGATGTGATGTCATGCATGGCTCAACTGTTTGATTTCTACATGTATTCT gTATACATTTTCTTTGGAACAGAATTG TCAACGATGGATGATCGGCATATCAACAACAGATTGAGGTCAACGTTACAGAGGATACATAGCAGTTTGATAGCTGATCTACATAACACTGACACCATAGAGGATCCGGAACATATTGAACATAGG GAGAAGATCCCAGCCCCACATCTCTCACCCATTGTAGACTTACACAATCCACAGAGGAGGTTCGGACTACCTGAGAGAATTGTCGCAGCAGAGTCACT AGTGTTTCTTGGGGAACAGATGGAATTTTTACAGCCCCATCTTGAAGCTATCATTCCACAGAATAAGAAAGCATTCCTTCAACAGTTTTATTCACAG actgtAAACATGGCAGCAGAATTACGTAAACCAGTCTATTGGGCTGTATCATGTAATGTGATCAACTATGAACTTGTCTTACAACATATGGCAGCAGTTAAATGGGACATAAAGGAAATCATGTCACAGCACAACTCATATATAGATGTTTTACTTCAT caattttcGGATTTCAACTCGTATTTGAGTGAATTATGTCGGCATATGCCTGTACCTAGAGCTACCTATGATCACGTATGGGACCAAATATTGCGCATATCAGGCCGGACCTTTGTAGAGGGGTATGCCAATGCAAAGAAATGTAGTATAGAAGGCAGGGCCTTGATGCAGCTCGATTTCCAGCAGTAcctgaaaaatatagaaaaacttatAGATCTAAG ACCCATTCCGGACAGAGAATATGTGGAGGGCTATATTAAAGCATACTATTTTCCCGAGAACCAGTTGGAATCTTGGTTACCAGAACACAGG GAGTATTCTATCAAGCAATTATTGGCGTTAGTGACCACTGTAGACCACCTGAACAGAAAGGCAAGGCAAAGACTCGTGAACATGGTAGAGGACATGGACAAAAGTAACAGGAGATAG